One Alkaliphilus sp. B6464 genomic window carries:
- a CDS encoding YkgJ family cysteine cluster protein produces MECRTGCGACCIAPSISSPIPGMNGGKPAGVRCIQLTTDNKCMLFGKRERPAVCINLRASEEMCGKASEEAYSYLEYLERATDIINM; encoded by the coding sequence ATGGAATGTAGAACTGGCTGTGGAGCTTGTTGTATTGCGCCTTCAATATCATCACCAATACCAGGTATGAATGGTGGTAAACCTGCAGGCGTTAGATGTATTCAGCTAACAACGGATAATAAATGTATGTTATTTGGAAAAAGAGAAAGACCAGCTGTATGTATTAATCTAAGGGCCTCAGAGGAAATGTGTGGCAAAGCTTCAGAAGAAGCTTACTCATATTTAGAATATCTTGAGAGGGCTACAGATATTATTAATATGTAA
- a CDS encoding pyridoxal-phosphate dependent enzyme: MRAKNLEKYLGVEKIYLKLEGTNPFGHKFDRISEVIVKDALSHKSKGLLVDGSDDYINSIIHFCDKNDLGVKIPLFKTEKWKESLFDNKFIIDFRTEKIDNKHQFVDKYCRENNFYNASNQYANKHLSMISLQKIGEEIAEKLGDNISTVFTQLSYGYTVSSLYNGFVNKWVEGDINKYPKIFSCTIPKGNAIFDDYKKNMKIGDLEEYDIKVNKYTRNLFTGEGVLLGDTLKAIHDTDGKIISIDEKILKESVQVLRKQENIILSTEEGYSFAGFYKLAKEGKIKDGKHVIVLNDGKSDLELYRVTNFDRYSKETIVQWIKEWLQNYSDPIQETEDAVESAVKSGFIIIALRNNVPQAVCVVVNLGFKDFIPTYHLGYIATKEGNKGRGIATELINQIIELTDGKLSLHVDLDNKRARKLYGKLGFKTAYYRMIYSAE; encoded by the coding sequence ATGAGAGCTAAAAATCTAGAAAAGTATCTGGGCGTAGAAAAAATATATTTAAAACTTGAAGGAACAAATCCTTTTGGACATAAGTTTGATAGAATTTCTGAGGTAATAGTTAAAGATGCACTAAGCCATAAAAGTAAAGGTCTTTTGGTGGATGGTTCTGATGATTATATTAATTCAATTATCCATTTTTGTGATAAGAATGATCTAGGTGTAAAAATTCCTTTATTCAAAACCGAGAAATGGAAGGAAAGTTTATTTGATAATAAGTTTATTATAGACTTTAGAACAGAAAAAATAGATAATAAACATCAGTTTGTAGATAAATATTGTAGAGAAAATAATTTCTATAATGCATCTAATCAGTATGCAAATAAACATCTTAGCATGATCTCTCTGCAGAAAATAGGCGAAGAGATCGCTGAAAAATTAGGAGATAATATAAGTACCGTGTTCACTCAGCTGAGTTATGGATATACAGTATCAAGCCTTTATAACGGATTTGTCAATAAGTGGGTTGAAGGGGATATAAATAAATATCCTAAAATATTTTCATGTACCATACCAAAGGGCAATGCTATATTTGATGATTACAAGAAAAATATGAAGATAGGTGATCTTGAAGAGTATGACATAAAGGTTAATAAATATACGAGAAATCTATTTACGGGAGAAGGGGTACTTCTTGGAGATACTTTGAAAGCTATACATGATACAGATGGTAAAATAATATCTATAGATGAAAAAATTTTAAAAGAAAGTGTTCAAGTTTTAAGAAAACAAGAAAATATAATACTATCTACGGAAGAAGGTTATTCATTTGCTGGATTTTACAAGCTTGCTAAAGAAGGGAAGATAAAAGATGGAAAGCATGTAATAGTTCTTAATGATGGTAAAAGTGACCTAGAGCTTTATCGAGTTACTAACTTTGACAGATATTCTAAGGAAACAATTGTACAGTGGATAAAAGAGTGGCTACAAAATTATTCGGATCCTATACAAGAAACTGAAGATGCAGTTGAATCTGCAGTAAAATCTGGATTTATAATTATAGCCCTTAGAAATAACGTACCTCAAGCTGTATGTGTAGTTGTAAACCTCGGTTTTAAAGATTTTATTCCTACATATCATCTAGGTTATATAGCTACAAAGGAAGGAAATAAGGGCCGAGGTATAGCTACAGAGCTTATTAATCAAATAATAGAACTAACAGATGGTAAGTTATCTCTTCATGTAGACCTCGATAATAAAAGGGCTAGAAAGCTATATGGAAAGTTAGGGTTTAAAACAGCATATTATAGAATGATATATTCTGCTGAATAA
- a CDS encoding CAP-associated domain-containing protein, with amino-acid sequence MRNKSKSLILILLILLTLISSSIFISAQSEVTIKLNNIKISFPNVKPYMDAKAGRVLVPVSFVAERLGAEVKWDQANKAVDIIKDNTNMRFKIGEERFTLNGINKSMDTVAFLKDGRTFVPLRFISESLGIDIGWDPKTYTVSLKERNINKEFVVQGISVGSTEEDLISKLGQPDRKDLSKYGFEWYIYNRDYSKYIQVGIKDKKVVGIYTNVDNWKSTKGIKIGMERAEVERLLGKSLNSVRKGNTVYSIYNVDEKGLYLIDGSYVSIFYDIHENNTVTSLQIIDEDIELGLDGYYGVYSEKLRNSFERQIFDLANVIRIRNGLEPFTWSDEAMISSRKHSQDMADSDYFEHINLKGESPFDRMKKEGITYISAAENIAAGTSDAIETHEGWMNSSEHRNSILGEYKTIGVGGAYNSSSTYKYYYTQNFFTGI; translated from the coding sequence ATGAGAAACAAGAGTAAAAGTCTTATTCTTATACTATTAATTTTGTTAACACTGATTTCAAGCTCAATATTTATTTCTGCACAAAGCGAAGTTACTATTAAACTAAATAATATTAAAATTAGTTTCCCTAATGTTAAACCATATATGGATGCTAAAGCTGGTAGGGTGCTCGTTCCAGTTAGCTTTGTAGCAGAGCGTTTAGGAGCAGAAGTTAAGTGGGATCAAGCTAATAAGGCAGTAGATATTATTAAAGATAATACTAATATGAGATTTAAAATCGGAGAAGAAAGATTTACATTGAATGGTATAAATAAATCAATGGATACTGTTGCCTTTTTAAAGGATGGAAGGACTTTTGTTCCTTTAAGATTTATTAGTGAAAGCTTAGGCATAGATATTGGATGGGACCCAAAGACATACACAGTATCATTGAAGGAGAGAAATATCAATAAAGAATTTGTCGTTCAAGGTATTTCGGTAGGTTCAACCGAAGAAGATCTAATCTCTAAGCTTGGGCAACCTGATAGGAAGGATTTAAGTAAATACGGATTTGAATGGTATATTTATAATAGGGATTATAGTAAATATATTCAGGTGGGAATAAAAGATAAAAAGGTAGTAGGTATATATACAAATGTGGATAATTGGAAGTCGACAAAGGGAATAAAGATAGGCATGGAAAGAGCCGAGGTAGAGAGGTTACTAGGAAAATCTTTAAACAGTGTTAGAAAAGGTAATACTGTTTACTCTATATATAATGTAGATGAAAAAGGACTTTATCTTATTGATGGAAGCTATGTATCTATTTTCTATGATATTCATGAAAATAATACTGTAACATCTCTGCAAATTATAGATGAAGATATAGAGCTTGGATTAGATGGATATTATGGGGTATACAGTGAAAAGCTAAGGAATAGCTTTGAAAGACAGATATTTGATCTTGCAAATGTTATCAGGATAAGGAATGGTTTAGAACCATTTACATGGAGTGACGAGGCAATGATTAGTTCAAGAAAACATAGTCAAGATATGGCTGATAGTGATTATTTTGAACATATTAATTTAAAAGGAGAAAGTCCTTTTGACAGAATGAAAAAGGAAGGGATAACCTATATATCAGCGGCTGAAAATATAGCTGCAGGAACTTCAGATGCTATTGAAACACATGAAGGCTGGATGAACTCAAGTGAACATAGAAATAGTATTTTAGGTGAATATAAAACCATTGGAGTAGGTGGAGCCTACAACTCAAGTAGCACATATAAATACTATTACACACAAAACTTTTTTACAGGGATATAA
- a CDS encoding EFR1 family ferrodoxin (N-terminal region resembles flavodoxins. C-terminal ferrodoxin region binds two 4Fe-4S clusters.), which translates to MIVYFTGTGNSLQVAKDISKYHGEKLFSISALMYKGKEIYEYILKDDEKIGFVFPVYAWGAPKMVLDFIAKLKLS; encoded by the coding sequence ATGATAGTTTACTTTACAGGTACAGGAAATTCTCTACAAGTAGCTAAAGATATATCTAAGTATCATGGAGAAAAGCTTTTTTCTATATCTGCTTTAATGTATAAGGGAAAAGAGATCTATGAATACATCCTAAAAGATGATGAAAAAATAGGCTTTGTTTTTCCTGTATATGCTTGGGGCGCTCCTAAGATGGTATTAGATTTTATTGCAAAACTAAAACTAAGTTAG
- a CDS encoding RNA-guided endonuclease InsQ/TnpB family protein: protein MILAKKVRLFPTKKQEKSLWKSVGTARYIYNWTLAKQEENYKNGGKFISDIDLRKEITILKKSELNWLNEVSNNVAKQAVKDACNAYKNFFKGLADKPRFKSRKRSKKSFYNDNMKLKVKENKLVNIEKVGWIRTNEQIPVNVKYSNPRISFDNKYWYLSVGIEQEEQHQELTDVSLGIDLGLKDLAICSDGKVYKNINKTRVVKKIEKRLRRLQRQVSRKYDKNKKGKEYTKTSNIIKLEKNIQLLHRKLANIRKDYLHQTTTEIVKIKPFRVVMEDINVKGIMKNKHLSKAIAKQGFYEFRRMLEYKCKFNGIELVVADRFYPSSKTCSKCGNINKSLKLSDRVYKCECGLSIDRDLNACINLSNYVCPNGYKSA, encoded by the coding sequence ATGATACTAGCGAAGAAAGTTAGATTATTTCCAACTAAGAAGCAGGAAAAATCACTTTGGAAATCAGTTGGTACTGCTAGATATATTTATAATTGGACACTCGCCAAACAAGAAGAAAATTATAAAAATGGTGGCAAATTTATAAGCGATATAGATTTAAGAAAAGAGATAACTATTTTAAAAAAATCCGAATTAAATTGGTTAAATGAAGTATCTAACAATGTGGCAAAACAGGCTGTAAAAGATGCTTGTAATGCTTATAAAAACTTTTTTAAAGGATTAGCAGATAAACCTAGATTTAAAAGTAGAAAAAGAAGTAAAAAATCTTTTTACAATGACAATATGAAACTAAAAGTTAAAGAAAACAAGTTAGTTAATATTGAAAAAGTTGGTTGGATAAGAACGAATGAGCAGATACCTGTGAATGTTAAATACTCAAACCCTAGAATATCATTTGACAATAAGTATTGGTATTTATCTGTTGGCATAGAACAAGAAGAACAACATCAAGAATTAACAGATGTTAGTTTAGGAATAGATTTGGGATTGAAAGATTTAGCAATATGTTCAGATGGTAAAGTTTATAAGAATATTAATAAAACAAGAGTTGTTAAAAAAATAGAAAAAAGACTGCGTAGGTTGCAACGTCAAGTCAGTCGTAAATACGATAAAAATAAAAAAGGAAAGGAGTATACCAAAACTAGCAACATTATAAAACTCGAAAAGAATATACAACTACTGCATAGAAAATTAGCAAATATCAGAAAAGATTATCTTCATCAAACTACTACTGAAATAGTGAAAATCAAGCCATTCAGAGTAGTTATGGAAGATATTAATGTAAAAGGCATAATGAAGAATAAGCACTTATCAAAAGCCATAGCAAAACAAGGCTTTTATGAGTTTAGAAGAATGTTAGAATACAAATGTAAATTTAACGGAATAGAGTTGGTTGTTGCAGATAGATTTTATCCATCTTCTAAAACTTGTAGTAAGTGTGGAAATATCAATAAAAGCCTTAAACTTTCTGATAGAGTTTATAAATGTGAATGTGGGTTATCTATTGATAGAGATTTGAACGCATGTATAAACTTATCTAATTACGTGTGCCCTAATGGGTATAAATCAGCATAA
- a CDS encoding polyphosphate polymerase domain-containing protein: protein MDKPKFRHEIKHFINSLDGCILRTRLKQIMSPDTFALEDGKYKIRSLYFDNFNDKALLEKLDGLNNREKFRIRFYNDDHSFIKLEKKSKTRGLCLKDSVQISYENCKRIVEGDIAWMSDSNNPLLLELYIKMQTEFLRPKTVVDYTREAYMYKPGNVRITIDSNIKTGIFSKDLLNPNLPTIGMYPPGYSILEVKFDEFLPEIISDMLQTNEHRSTSVSKYAACRIYG from the coding sequence ATGGATAAACCAAAATTCAGACATGAAATAAAACATTTTATTAATAGTTTAGACGGTTGTATTTTAAGGACTAGGTTAAAACAAATAATGAGTCCAGATACTTTTGCTCTTGAAGATGGCAAATATAAAATTAGAAGTTTATACTTCGATAACTTTAATGACAAAGCTCTTTTAGAGAAGCTAGATGGACTTAATAACCGTGAAAAGTTTAGAATTCGTTTTTATAATGATGATCATTCATTTATAAAGCTTGAAAAGAAAAGTAAAACCAGGGGCTTATGTTTAAAGGATTCTGTGCAAATAAGCTATGAAAACTGTAAACGTATAGTAGAAGGAGATATAGCTTGGATGTCAGACTCTAATAACCCTTTACTTTTAGAGCTTTATATTAAAATGCAAACCGAGTTTTTACGACCTAAAACTGTGGTGGACTACACTAGAGAAGCCTATATGTATAAACCTGGTAATGTAAGAATTACTATAGATAGTAATATTAAGACTGGTATTTTTTCTAAGGATTTGCTTAATCCAAATTTACCTACAATAGGCATGTATCCTCCAGGATATAGCATTTTAGAGGTTAAATTTGATGAGTTTCTACCTGAGATAATAAGCGATATGCTACAAACAAATGAGCATAGAAGTACATCAGTTTCTAAATATGCAGCTTGTAGAATATATGGCTAA
- a CDS encoding response regulator transcription factor: MKVLLVEDEKQLSEALIQILKQNKYMVDGVYNGEDGLDYALTGIYDVIILDIMLPKLNGLEILKKIREENISTPVILLTAKGEVLDKIKGLDCGADDYLPKPFSTDELLARLRALTRRKGEVINDDTLYFEDFSLNLSTYILEGRKGNVRLALKELEILKYFLLRPGIVVNKEDLIIKIWGYESEAENNNIEVYISFLRKKLQYIGTQAKISTIRGVGYKLEE; the protein is encoded by the coding sequence ATGAAGGTTTTGTTAGTTGAGGATGAAAAACAATTATCAGAAGCATTAATACAAATTTTAAAGCAAAATAAGTACATGGTAGATGGGGTTTATAACGGTGAAGATGGTCTAGACTATGCTTTAACAGGTATTTATGATGTAATAATTTTAGATATAATGCTACCAAAACTGAATGGACTTGAAATATTGAAAAAGATAAGAGAAGAAAATATCTCTACCCCTGTTATATTACTTACAGCCAAAGGAGAAGTATTAGACAAGATAAAGGGACTGGACTGTGGTGCCGATGATTATCTTCCGAAACCATTTTCTACGGATGAGTTATTGGCAAGGTTAAGAGCATTAACTAGAAGAAAAGGCGAAGTGATAAACGATGACACATTGTATTTTGAAGATTTTTCTTTAAATTTATCTACCTACATACTTGAAGGTAGGAAAGGTAATGTAAGACTAGCACTTAAAGAATTAGAAATACTTAAATATTTTCTATTAAGACCTGGAATAGTAGTCAACAAAGAGGATCTTATAATAAAGATATGGGGGTATGAATCTGAAGCTGAGAATAATAATATAGAGGTATATATATCTTTTTTACGGAAAAAACTTCAATATATTGGGACGCAGGCTAAAATATCTACCATTAGGGGAGTAGGTTATAAATTGGAGGAGTAA
- a CDS encoding DUF4956 domain-containing protein: MNAAKQITFNDIFKSSFLEKVTSFSLLDMVLAMGLAFVLGLFIFLVYKKTFKGVMYSINFGASLMAMTMITTFIILAITSNVVLSLGMVGALSIVRFRSAVKEPIDIAFLFWSISVGIVIGAGLIPLAVLGSLFIGLVLLVFVNKKSTDNPYIVLVNMTGDKCEDNVMEFISSRVSKYIVKSKTVSSSNNVELSVEVRLKNMSTTFINDITKFEGVNNAVLVSYNGEYMS; this comes from the coding sequence ATGAATGCAGCAAAACAAATTACTTTTAATGATATTTTTAAGTCAAGTTTTCTTGAAAAAGTAACATCTTTCTCTCTTTTAGATATGGTTTTAGCCATGGGCCTTGCCTTTGTATTAGGCTTATTTATATTCTTAGTTTACAAAAAAACATTTAAAGGTGTAATGTACTCTATTAACTTTGGTGCTTCCCTTATGGCAATGACAATGATTACAACCTTTATAATTCTAGCAATTACATCTAATGTGGTGCTATCTCTTGGTATGGTTGGTGCACTCTCTATTGTTAGATTCCGTTCTGCTGTTAAAGAGCCCATCGATATTGCCTTCTTATTCTGGTCTATAAGTGTTGGTATTGTCATTGGTGCAGGGCTTATTCCCCTTGCAGTATTAGGATCCTTATTTATAGGTCTAGTTTTACTTGTATTTGTTAATAAGAAGAGTACAGATAATCCATATATAGTACTTGTTAATATGACCGGAGATAAATGCGAAGACAATGTAATGGAGTTTATAAGCAGTAGAGTTAGCAAATATATTGTAAAATCAAAGACTGTATCATCTAGCAACAATGTAGAACTATCTGTAGAAGTAAGACTTAAAAATATGTCCACAACATTTATCAACGATATAACTAAGTTTGAAGGAGTAAATAACGCTGTACTTGTAAGCTACAACGGTGAATATATGTCTTAG
- a CDS encoding cation:proton antiporter, with translation MAVDLAIIILLGLFANAVFERIHLPGLLGMLVIGVVIGPYGLNILSSDILSVSADFRRIALIIILLRAGLGINKKSLRGIGKTALKLSCIPGLIEGFFIAFASIKLLGFSFIQGGILGFIIAAVSPAVVVPQMLNLMEKRIGTNKNIPTLILAGASIDDVFAITIFSTFLGLYSGKQINIGIKVIEIPLAIILGIFVGIIIGLILIKLFKKRHIRDTKKVLIILGAGVLLSALEDLLKSRIQLAGLLGVMTIGFIILEKSPDIGKRLAVKFNKVWIFAEILLFVLVGSEVNINVATNAGKVGIELILIGLLGRSLGVLISLIGSNLNLKERLFCVISYVPKATVQAAIGSIPLSLDVASGDIILAISVLSIILTAPLGAIGISKSAEKLLIVE, from the coding sequence ATGGCAGTAGATTTGGCTATAATTATTTTGCTTGGACTATTTGCAAATGCAGTTTTTGAAAGAATTCATTTACCAGGACTATTAGGAATGCTTGTTATTGGAGTAGTTATAGGTCCATACGGACTAAATATACTTAGTTCTGATATACTCAGCGTTTCCGCAGATTTTAGAAGAATTGCCCTAATTATTATTTTATTAAGGGCTGGACTAGGTATAAATAAAAAATCTTTGAGAGGAATAGGCAAAACAGCTCTAAAACTAAGTTGTATTCCAGGTTTAATAGAAGGATTTTTTATTGCATTTGCTTCTATTAAGCTTTTAGGCTTTTCTTTTATTCAAGGTGGAATACTTGGTTTTATAATTGCCGCTGTTTCTCCAGCTGTAGTAGTTCCTCAAATGCTGAATCTTATGGAAAAAAGGATAGGCACTAATAAAAATATACCGACTTTAATATTGGCAGGCGCTTCGATAGATGATGTTTTTGCTATTACAATATTTAGTACATTTTTAGGTTTATATAGTGGAAAGCAAATTAATATAGGGATTAAAGTTATTGAAATTCCATTAGCTATTATTTTAGGTATTTTTGTTGGTATTATTATAGGCCTAATATTAATTAAACTTTTTAAAAAGCGCCATATCCGTGATACAAAAAAAGTATTAATTATTCTTGGCGCAGGAGTTTTACTTTCCGCACTTGAAGATCTGTTAAAGAGCAGAATTCAATTGGCGGGATTATTGGGGGTTATGACCATAGGATTTATAATATTAGAGAAGAGCCCTGACATAGGTAAAAGATTAGCTGTAAAGTTTAATAAGGTATGGATATTTGCAGAGATACTTCTTTTTGTATTAGTGGGTTCGGAGGTAAATATAAATGTAGCTACCAATGCAGGAAAAGTGGGTATTGAATTAATATTAATAGGACTTTTAGGCAGAAGTTTGGGAGTATTAATATCACTAATAGGAAGCAACTTAAACTTAAAAGAGAGGCTATTTTGTGTTATTTCGTATGTACCCAAAGCCACAGTCCAAGCTGCAATAGGTTCTATCCCTTTATCGCTAGATGTGGCCTCTGGAGACATTATTCTAGCTATTTCAGTGTTATCAATAATCTTGACTGCACCATTGGGCGCTATAGGTATTAGTAAATCTGCAGAAAAATTATTAATAGTTGAATAA
- a CDS encoding phosphatase: MKALIDIHCHTIVSGHAYSTMEEMISRAKEKGLRVLGIADHAPSMPGSTHVFYFSNLSVVPRKIDELILLKGVEANIMDYEGNIDMPVEILEKLDYVIASLHPPCIDPGTIEENTNAIINTMKNPYVKIIAHPDDSRYPIDHEAIVKASKKYNVALEVNNSSLKPDSFRTGAYENVKSILNLCKKYETKVIFGSDAHISYDIGEFTNCIDIMEEIDFPKELIINYSTEAINNLLGENIL, translated from the coding sequence ATGAAAGCACTAATAGATATACACTGTCATACTATTGTTAGTGGACATGCTTACAGTACAATGGAGGAAATGATATCAAGAGCTAAGGAGAAAGGCCTTAGGGTTTTAGGTATTGCGGATCATGCACCTTCTATGCCTGGCAGTACTCACGTATTTTACTTTTCTAATTTATCCGTAGTGCCTAGAAAAATAGATGAATTAATTTTACTAAAAGGTGTAGAAGCTAATATTATGGACTATGAAGGAAATATCGACATGCCTGTAGAGATTTTAGAAAAATTAGACTATGTTATAGCTAGTTTACATCCACCTTGCATAGATCCAGGTACAATTGAAGAAAATACTAATGCTATTATAAATACCATGAAAAATCCTTATGTAAAGATTATAGCCCATCCTGATGACTCTAGATATCCTATAGATCATGAGGCTATAGTAAAGGCTTCTAAAAAATATAATGTGGCCCTCGAAGTTAATAATTCTTCTTTAAAGCCTGATAGCTTTAGAACAGGAGCCTATGAAAACGTAAAATCTATTTTAAACCTATGTAAAAAATATGAAACTAAAGTTATATTTGGTAGTGATGCTCATATTTCCTATGATATTGGAGAATTTACTAATTGTATAGATATTATGGAAGAAATAGATTTTCCTAAAGAACTTATAATAAACTATAGCACAGAAGCTATAAATAATTTATTAGGTGAAAATATACTCTAA
- a CDS encoding CotH kinase family protein has product MLGNRHINLIIIILMIVTIIFTSIFILSPQSLGITPSSTTEVEYASRLFKKDEVAEISIKMKQEDWDWIIENALDEEYRSADITINGETFYNVGIRPKGNSSLRSVAQDDTTDRFSFKIKFDKYVKGQTYYGLDKFVINNMISDTTYMKEYLAYDLFEKMDIVTPLNSFTNININGEPWGLYLAVEATEESFLSRNFGNDYGSLYKPEDTGSSLKLADENHSSYQGIKDNAQIKITDKDFDKVVEMIKNLNSGTDLEKYLDVDEVLRYFAVNNLLVNLDSYVGNFNHNYLLYEKDGVFSILPWDLNMAFGGFQVRNGQQAVDFSINTPYSGNGENYPLISKLLEVPEYKEIYNKYLEEAVKLYFNSGLFKTTVTNLDNLINEYVKNDATAFYTYEQYTASLPVLKEFGKLRAKSVIAQLAGETTAGAVDLDLNALGSMGMGGAGGMAGPNRAGGGNNRDRPNNMGQPGNMPNDMGSENRLNNRNQDNMNMGNPPNVGNQENINRDNPPNNIQGGFMQDTINSENMEEIMEIIQTADGGELTDSQINKLKELGLDDTAIEFMKNIPSNMNLENFQNGPGRGGGFPGGDMGGGRNRSNTRNLIPSLIVTGVCTLIMILAIFFVYKFKRRKYIRGLAK; this is encoded by the coding sequence ATGTTAGGGAATAGACATATCAATTTAATTATAATAATTTTGATGATTGTTACTATAATCTTTACATCTATTTTTATATTATCCCCCCAAAGCTTAGGCATAACTCCATCTTCAACTACTGAAGTTGAGTATGCTAGCCGTTTGTTCAAAAAAGATGAGGTAGCAGAAATTAGTATAAAAATGAAACAAGAAGATTGGGATTGGATTATAGAAAATGCTTTAGATGAAGAGTATAGAAGTGCTGATATAACTATAAATGGTGAAACTTTTTATAATGTTGGTATTCGTCCAAAGGGAAATTCTAGCCTTAGATCTGTTGCACAAGATGATACAACAGATCGATTTAGCTTTAAAATAAAATTTGATAAATATGTTAAGGGGCAAACCTATTATGGACTTGATAAATTTGTTATCAATAATATGATAAGCGATACAACATATATGAAGGAATATCTTGCCTATGATTTGTTTGAAAAAATGGATATAGTTACCCCTCTAAATTCCTTTACAAATATAAATATAAATGGTGAACCTTGGGGACTTTATCTTGCAGTAGAAGCCACTGAAGAAAGCTTTCTAAGTAGAAATTTTGGTAATGACTATGGCAGTCTTTATAAACCTGAAGATACTGGTTCTTCGCTAAAGTTGGCAGATGAAAATCATTCCAGCTATCAGGGTATTAAAGATAACGCTCAAATAAAAATTACAGACAAAGATTTTGATAAGGTAGTTGAAATGATTAAAAACCTTAACAGTGGAACAGACCTTGAAAAATACTTGGACGTTGACGAGGTACTTCGCTATTTCGCTGTAAACAATTTACTTGTTAATTTAGATAGTTATGTCGGTAATTTTAATCATAATTATCTTCTATATGAAAAAGATGGTGTATTCTCTATTTTACCTTGGGATCTTAATATGGCCTTTGGAGGTTTTCAAGTTAGAAATGGACAACAAGCAGTAGATTTTTCGATTAACACTCCTTATAGCGGCAATGGAGAAAATTACCCTCTTATTAGCAAGCTACTTGAAGTTCCAGAGTATAAAGAGATTTATAATAAGTATCTAGAAGAGGCAGTTAAATTATATTTTAATAGTGGACTGTTTAAAACAACTGTTACTAATCTAGATAATTTAATAAATGAATATGTTAAAAATGATGCAACTGCCTTTTACACCTACGAGCAATATACTGCGTCCCTTCCAGTACTTAAGGAGTTTGGTAAACTAAGGGCTAAAAGTGTTATTGCACAATTGGCAGGAGAAACAACAGCAGGCGCAGTAGATTTGGACTTAAATGCCCTTGGTAGTATGGGTATGGGTGGAGCTGGTGGAATGGCCGGACCTAACAGAGCTGGTGGCGGCAATAATAGGGATAGACCTAATAATATGGGGCAACCAGGTAATATGCCTAATGATATGGGTAGTGAGAATCGTCTTAATAATAGGAATCAAGATAATATGAATATGGGTAACCCTCCTAATGTTGGAAACCAAGAAAATATAAATAGAGATAATCCTCCTAACAATATTCAAGGTGGTTTTATGCAGGATACTATTAACTCAGAAAATATGGAAGAGATTATGGAAATTATACAAACAGCTGATGGAGGAGAATTAACTGATTCTCAAATTAACAAGCTAAAAGAATTAGGACTTGATGATACAGCAATAGAATTTATGAAAAATATACCTTCAAATATGAATCTAGAAAATTTCCAAAATGGTCCTGGAAGAGGTGGCGGTTTTCCTGGTGGAGACATGGGTGGAGGTAGGAATAGATCAAATACTAGAAACCTTATTCCCTCTTTAATAGTGACAGGAGTATGTACTTTGATTATGATATTAGCTATATTCTTTGTATATAAGTTTAAAAGACGTAAATATATTCGAGGATTAGCAAAATAA